A window of Phragmites australis chromosome 15, lpPhrAust1.1, whole genome shotgun sequence genomic DNA:
TAGATCCAAACTACGAACACCATATTCAATATTCAATGTCCACAGCCCAAACCTCTGTCGATTCAACCCCCGAGAAAAGGGGCAGATAGGCGAATTGCAGTGAATCATACATTTCAGGATTTTTTTTGAGCGAGGTACATATTGGGATGCACATAATTTATCTATACCATACTTACGTTCAACGTATATACACTTGTACACACCCTAAATATATATGCTACAGATTGATACTTGCTAAGCGCATACATGCTATGTTGCACGGATACTTCCCAGATGTGCCGTATCGCCGTCCAGAACGCGGGGATACGGGGTATCCCCGTGTATCccgtattttttatttaaaataaatacaaaataaatgggATACTTCGGGGATACTCCATGGATACTTCGGGGATACTCCGTCTGCTTCAGGAGATCATGGCGCAGCTCTCCGCGATGGGTGTAGAAGAGCTCTAGGCGTGCTGTGCAATGGCACTGCCCTGTTCATGCTCTCCGGCGACGAGCGGCCGCGGGGCTCAGTCAGAGGAGGGGCGGGGAAGATGCAGCACATCCCAGGGAACCGATTTGAGGTGGTCGTGGCAATAGTGGTGGATGGAGGAAGATCCACCATGAGCAGCTGTGCTCAGGCCGACAGCAAGAATGTGGAAGAAAGGAGCAGCTGCTGCTCCTTCATTCCTCCTTCTCGATCTTCTGAATTTGAGGAGGAAATATTAGGAGGGGAAAATTGAGTTCTTGTCACTTTTTAATGAGCTTAGCATGTTTCtttatcttatatttttatgatattattatgttatactgttatgtaatgcacaatTCGGCTATGGTTATAGTATTGGATTTGGGGTTTACCGTATCTCCGTATTGCTGTTTTTTAAAAATGTCGTATCCCCGTATCCTCGTATCCGTATCCCCGTATCCGTATCCCCGTACCGTGCAACATAGCATACATGTATGCGTATCTAAAAGGGATTGGGGAATAAATTCTCGGTGAGCATATGAGCTCAAACGTGGACGAGCTCGACGCTCACCTGTATCTTACCGCTAAGCAAATGCTCGGTCTCTCTTACATTGTAGGAATTGGAAATGCTAAAATGCTTCAACCCAAATGATCACAACAAATGATAGGTAAACAAAGCTTCCGATCTAGCAACAACTTAAATCCATGCCCCTCGCTCTTTGAAATGCTGGAATTTCGTTTTTTTATAGGAAAAACAGGGAGCGACATAATTAATTCAAATGGATTTTCCTACCTTCCAAACAAGACGTGCCTAGAGATAGTGCTAAAAGATGGGAATACAAGCCTGGCCCACACGGCCACACCACGATCAAAGAAAAAATTCAGATGCTTCCAGATGGGACGACAAGCCTTTGGACCATTGCTTGCTGTTGTGGAGCCATGCGATCCGAATGCCCTGTGAAGTCAGATGTGCACGGTAAATTATAAGGGGGTGCTATAGTTATGTACAGTTGAACACTGTAGCACTGCTGCAGGTACTGTAGTACCAGATTTTAAATATCACTTAGCTCACAAAGAAGTAAAGTCACTGTAACTATACTTCTTATGAAGTCAAAGGATCCTATTGTGAAGCCATGGGGGAGTCAGTTTGTTTCAAGCTTGCAAGGCGGCCCATCGGACTCTTGCCAAGCTGACCATATGGGCTCATCAGTCATGGCTGATCCCCTGCCATGActgaattttaatttttagataaGAAGATTGCAAATATATTTGTTCATTTTGAAAATTTACAATTCAGGCTACATGTCGCCCTTTCAACGGGTGacaggttaaaaaaataaaaatgtattattccagtgctcttaaaattcaaaacattattgAAATGGTCatagatttttttgaaaaaaataattatggtgtagaggatgctatataTAGGGCTCCaaacaattacttgtacaatgagaaacaaaaaaatatttgtttttttgttttttattgtacaggtaatatttttgtctgaaattttatgaagagctagatgatagaATCCTCCACACCCTATTTTGTTCAGAATTTTTCACAACCATTTCTATAGTGTTTTGAAATTTTGGGAGCGTTGGAATGCtgcgtttttatttttttacttatcgCCTGTTAGAAGGGCGACAAACGACAACAGTATAGGGTTAAATTTCAAAACGGgtgcatatatttgcaattttcggatttaaaaaacaaaaaatattctgcCCACATGTGTTGGTGTGAAGTGATAACCTTTGGCCTGTTCAACTGAGAGGAACACCAATGCCTCCTATACTTGAGCTAGTGTTCCCCACAATATGAGAAGCGTTGTGACAGTTTTGATGTAGATGGACCACCCCCACATGATTACATGAGTGTGCTGCTCACTTCTGGAGAAATTGAAGGGTCCATAGTGCTGCAGCaagaattgtttttttttttcttctgaatcCTGCTTGAAGTAAGTTGTTTCTCCGAAATTCCTGCGTTCAAAACAGCCCCTACTTGTTTTCGCTAGCATGATCCATTTTCCATCCATTGTGTTTGCTGAATGTTATGCGCCATGTGGAGGAACAAAACCATTAGGAATCCTTTTCTGTGTGTCGATTCTTCAGAAAATCCTGTGAGATGACATGCAATGATGCAAAGCTGCTAAAACAGTAACTCACCAACCCTATTTTTTATCCAAGAGGTTATGCAAAGTGTAAAGTTGATTGCTTCTCCAGGACCACACCACACCACAACAAGAGAATCCAAAGTTGCTTCTGTGGGTTATCAGAAGTATAAGGGGGGAACATTCTCAAAGGCCACAAAATGATGAGGGAAAAAAGAACATAATTCTATCAATTTTCAACTTCAATTCTACCTGTCGATGGCTTGATTGAATCTCACTAACCCATACCATTTCATTTCCTCTAAAGTCATGGTGACTTTAAAATGTTGTGAGCCGTTTGATGAACGAGATGTAATGCTACATTATTTATGTAAGTAGTAAATTTGTTACAATATTATGTAAGCAGTAGAGTCGCTACCATATTTAACTTCTGTTCAAAGttgtgaagtcagaggatccggATTCAGATCCTTTGCCTGATGCTAATGTCTTATCAGTATCATGAAACCACCAAACTTAAAGAGGAAACTGAATGATTGATAGAAACATGCATGTATGTGTTGCAAGGTTTTGACATGGACATCTAAACtagcatatattttatatatacacATCACACATTGCTCAAGTTCAGCAAGTATGTGCATGACGAGCCAACCACTGAACCCAATCACACTTACACTGTCAAACACATCAGGAACTGAGGAGAAGTAAACTAAAAttaagcagcagcagcagtaatTAGCAGTAGAGGAGTAGGCGTAATTGACCACTAATTACTTGACCTCAGTTGCCTACAAGCAAAGTCGGCACATGGCGAGGCCGTTCTCGTTGCACCCGCGGCACcgcgcgccgcggccgccgtcgAGCACCTTCCGGCTGCCGTCGCACTCGCCGCAGACCACGAACATGAGCCCCCCGCACGCCCCGCACTTCTTCTTGCCGCCGCCGGCTCCGGCGCCGCGCTGCTGTTGCTTTTTGTCGTCGTTCGCCGCCGGCACCGACTGCAGCAGTGAGACGAGGCGCCCCTCCTCGTGGAGCGCGAGCAcatgcgccgcgccgccgacgTCGCGGCCGCGCACGAAGAGCCGCGGCGGAACGGCCTTCTCGCCCGTGAGCCCCCACAGCTCGTCCCGGAGGCCCCTGTCCATGGACACGTCGCGCTCTTGGAACGCGACGGCGAGGCACTCCAGCAGCGCGCGCACGCCGTTGCAGTCCTCGAACGTCCGCCGCACGCCGCGGAGCGTGGTGGTGTAGAGCACCACGGCGCGCTCTCCGCCCGGCGGGCACCTGGCGGGGAAATCCAGGAGCGGGTCGGATTCCGCCGGCGCAGGGACCGCGCCGCCATCCTGGTTGACGAGCTCCCACGCCTCGAGGGGCTCTGCAGACTGGTTCTTGGTGGGCGTCTCCGCCTCGTGGGCGTCGAAGAAGGACGCGTCGTCGGAGAAGGCGTCGGCGTGGACGGACGCGACCCCGCCGCCGCGGGCGCCCGGCTCAGTAGGGGACGGCGGAGGGGAGTCCGCGCCAGCGGATGCGGCCGGGAGGGACTGGAGCGCGCGCAGGATACGCGCCTTCAGGGTCTTGATGATCatggcggccggcggcgaggcggaATGGGAGACGAGCAGGAGCTTTTCTTGGTGGTGGTGTTCGAGTTGGGGGAGCTGAGATTTCGGTTGCCTTTTCTtgctttgcttttgcttttgctgTTGGATGCGTGTGGTTTTTTTGGTGACGGTGGAAGGgaaaggggaggagaggaaaacGAAGAGGGGAAGCAATTTTCGAAATTGTCATTATACTATTACGTTGAagactaattactaaaataccATCTAAAGATATGATATTGTCAAAATACCACTACTATTCATCACCATTACTCTAAAACGTTCAGGTCCGTGAGATGGTTGTCGGTCATCTACTTTTCACGTATGGATTCTTACATCTGGATTCATAGGTCAGCGATAACTGTTTTCTGATGTTACTTTAGATAagttatgtttctttttttatgtatgTAACTATTTGTCACTCTTATTAGATGAGTAGTAACAAATTTTTCACTATAGTCTATTATCAGTAACTTAGATAGCTTCACATATCTATCAAAGATTAAATTGATACACGATAAGAatgtaaaataattaaataattcATCTCAGCCGGATTCCCTCCCTCCTCCGGTCGTTCTTTCCTACCTCGTACGAGCTAGACTCGGCACCACTCCTCCCCGACCACCACCCTAGCGCCACCCATCCCCGAACACCATCCCAACGCTGCCCCACCAACAAGGGATCATGGTGAAGGCCAAGAAGATGGAGCGCCTCGTCGCGGCCACGGCCATGCTCTGCTGCGAGATGGAGGCGCTCGACGAGCTGGAGGTCACCAAGCGGAAGATCAACGTCCGAGGCTGGAGTCACCTCAGTCCGGTGCACTGTGGCGGGGAGCATGGGGAAGGCGGTGGCGAGCACGCATCGAAGGAGGAATACCGACGCCTCCTGAAACTCCGGCAGCTCCCTATCGCCCTCGAACGTCGCAACTGCCGCCACGCACGCCACAGTGAGTACGCGTATTGCGGCGCTCGAGTGTCCTTGCATTACACTCCCCCTCCCAGAGAacaaaggaagaatagaacgAATAAATTTATACGAATAAGGGCATATATGTCTTTTCCTTCTCTAGTTAGTTTCAGTTTACTCATAATGGTATTTTGGAGTGAGCATGTTGAACAGTGGTGGTATTTTGGCAATGACATAACTTTAGATAGTAATTTGGCAAATTATCTCTAACGTAATGGTATGGTGGTAATTTTCGCTTCATCAAACCGTTGAAAGGTatgagaagaggaggagaggaagaaaaagtGAAGGGAAGTTATTAGATGGGATTGGGTGAATGGTATTTACTATGTACgtgcaaataaataaatggGTGCGAAGAGTAAATACCGTTAATCTGATTTTATATAAATGTTATGGTTGATTTGTAGAAAACTCTCGTACAGTCACGAAATAATTCTGCACCAGTGAGATAGTGAGATTAATTATAGCTTTCGGATGAGGATTTGGACATACGGCATTCACTGTTTGCACTAATTTACTAGTTTGTATCAAAGATTTTCCGTGGTGTATTGTACCACCTGTCTCGGACTTTTTTGGAACGAAACGGCCGGTCTCGTGTAGAGCGTGAGAATTTCATATTGTGTATCGTGGTACAATCTTGTCAATAGCTTGAAATGTATTTAGCGTTTCGAAGACAAGCTGGAACCACCTAAACAGACAGCTACAAAACAGATCTATGCTAAGTTGGATATGAGAAGAATTATACTCCCTCCCATCGCGAATAAGTAATGTTGGGGTTGCCTGTAGTCAACCAATGTGAACTTTAATCACAAACTGTTCTTTTATTGGATTCAAACATCTGAAACTGCTAGATTATATTTTGTTAAGTTTCATGAATGCGTTACATCAAAAAGGTTAAATTTCAGAGACTATGACAATATCCAAAGCGCGACTGTAGGAGTACATCTCTACACTAAAGCGAGAACAAATGCCTAAACAAATTAAAGAAAATTTGGACTTCGGTTCATGGATGTGATGAAAGAGGCTGGTACAGGATTAAACCTGCTTACAATGGTACAAAATGGACTGGCAGATAATCAAATATGCACAGAACAATCCAGTAAGTTAACCCAACAGTAGCCCTTTTTTCTCTACAATTGCACCAAACCCAAGACCCCAAGTAACCAAACAAATGAGTTAACACCATCCTTACTGGGTTACACATTTCAACGGGTTAAATTGTACTGCAACTACCAAAGCAAGCACTCTTGGCCTAAACAGGAATTGTCAATAGCAACCGTACATCCAAACCGGGTTTTGTGTGTAAACATATTTCATCAACTACACCGACTTTCATTTCATAACACCAGATTTTCTTTTATTGTGATGTTCAACTCTGGATAAAATGTCTTAATTGAACACAAGTTTACATCACCCACCAGTGTACATAGAGCCCAGTACTAGGATAGAAAGTGGTTTGTAAATACATCCATGGGACACCTCTAGCGCTCAGCCGAGATGCATTCAGCTGGAGGCGACAAACCCGATGCTGAACCCGAACGAGATGCAGCTCAGTTCCTTGTCGTTGTCCCCAAGCATCGTCATGGTGATGGTGTAAGAACCCTGCAACAGAACAGAGTGTCAAAAGAGTGTGATCCGTAATACACGACTCAACCGGATACGAAAGGGGTGCACAATCTGTCATCTCCTAAGAAAATGCAGCAATGGACGAGCATTTGTTTCAGACTTGATGACAGAACTAAATGTGTGAGGGCAAAGTAGAAAATCTCACCGGTGGAGTGAATGATGGTAAGGTCTGCTGATGAGCTAGCACAAATTTACCACTTGCTGGACAGGTAGTCTCCCCACAGATGTCGTGAGTTTCAGAGTGGACGTGGAAGATCCAATATTTAACATCAATAACCAGCTTCCCCTTCTCGATGGTTTTATCTGAAAATACATGGAACGGcatgacaattttttttcttttgcgagGATGGAAAGGCATGATATGGATTTGGCCAGAATCAATAGTCAAATCTTGCACTATCAACCAGACCCATGTTGTAATTAATACAGCAAAATATTATCAGACAATAGGAAATCATTATAGTTCATCATACAATTCGGACATAGCAAGATTTGTATCTCCTATGATAACACAAATCAATAAAAGGCACAAGAATAGTggattttttcctaaaaaatatcaaaacaaaataaaagatactGATGACTGACCTGCCAGAGGACTCACATATGTTCAGCCTCTTAAAACTCTTTTTGAAAACTAAATAAATCAGGTACATTTGGCATGAGTGAGACAGTCACAGAATACCATTTCCAAACTCCAAATTTTGGATGGTTCAATGGGTACATATGACTAAATATTCCTTGCCATGCCAGTATGCTGCCGCTAATGAAGTCACGGACAGAATATTAATATGGTGTAACAAAAAGACAACTACTCTATGATCTTTATTACTACACACTGAAAAATTAGTCAGACACCCCATAACATGCCATGTGATGATGCGAAAGATAGGGCAAGCAACATGAAGACAACTCAATTAGGTGAAACTTTCAAGTTTTAGTTTACCTGTTCCAGAATAGTTAAGAGATGCTACTTCATAGGTGCAATAAGTGGTAAGTAATTTTATATGTTGCCTCTTTGCAGAAGATGCAGTATTCTAGTGCATAAATTAAACAAATGTTGTGTAAAATCTAAAACATCATAGAATTCGACAGAGGAACTGAAGGGACATGAAAAACATCCAACTATTAACCACCGAACAAAAACTATCAAAAGATAAGATGTCATACTAATAGAATGTTACACATGGTTGCATTATCCTCAACGAATATTCTTTTGTTCCAGACAACACCAGCAACCTATACTGTTTCTCAATGGCAGGTAGCAGGACAGAGACTCCTGTCCCACTGTAGGCACAGTATGATGCCTGGACAGATCAAAGAGAGCAACCTTACATCCTTCACGAAGGTTTGCATCATTCCGCCCTATGATAGTTCACTATGATGCCTAAAGATACAATAGCAAGCAATCTTACATCCTTCACAAAGATTTATGTCATGCATACATGGCTGTGGACTGTGGGCTTTTTTTGCGAGGTACGGATGCATACCTGACTACCACTAATCCCAAAACCACTGCACAGACAAGTGGATTATCAGATGCAGTCTTAAGAGAAATTATCATCAAACTATCTTTAGGCTTCTAACACTACCACTAAGGCTGGATATCATTCCACATCAACGTGACATCGAGAAACCAACACAGCATGGCTGGCATAACATTGGACCCTTCCGAATAGTGTCACCGGAGAAGTTTGTAACACTTACAAGAGATAACTGCAATTATTTGAAGCAATCAACCACACCATAATCGTACACTAGACACAACCTCTAACACCTCAAAATACTCTACAAAGCACACGATAATTCGTCAATGGTACACAAGGGGGAAAAGTAACAAGAAATCCCAATCCTGAATAGCCCCGGACATACACAAGAAATTGCAAAAGCATTCAAGGTACTAGTacagccaccaccaccactactacAGACTTAAATACTCTAATAAAATTCCAATTAAATTTTAGTACTACGAACTTAATTGACCAATTACTAATCGCTTCCGTAGTTCAAGGTACCGGACCGAATTCACTGCAGAACAAAGCACCCAACTACTCCTACATGAGGAAATATAAAGCATATAGAGATCAGGAAAAGGAGAAGGCATTAGTTGAATCTCTGAAACTTTACCTGTGAAAGCGGAGATATTGAAGGTGGCGAGCTGGCCGGGGACGACCGGATCTGGCACGATCTCCACCCCGCTCACCTTCACGGGGTAGTTCTTGCCCTTATCTGCACGCCACAGCAAGAAAAGATTACATCTTTGCGTAGCTTCCCGAAATCTGAGGCTCCAAGAACCTAAAAAGAACAGATTTTTGGAGGCGGACGACTTGGTGCTTACTGCAGTACTCTACGCTGGTGGCGGCagaggcggcggggaggaggcagccgacggcgacggaggcggcgaggagcgcgaggaggagaCCCTGCTTGCTCGCCATGGTGACTCGTGGACTCGTGGTTTCGGGCGGTTGGAGGACTGGTTGGTTTGTGAGGGGAGAGATCTTCCGGGGTGAGGTTTATAGGAAAAGTTGGGAGGGTGGGGGAAAAGGGAGATCGTGCGAGTTCGTTTCTTCGAAGAGTTCTAGTAATTCTCAACAGCTCTTTTGACTTTGTTAATTTGGATAGGgttggtctctctctctctctctctctgacttTCGCTTGGAATGGTCAACTGGTTGTTGGCTCGTTGAGATGCTTCATTTTCCACATTGTTTAGGATGGATTCATGGTCACTTTTCCTAGAAAAATTGTATAATATCTAGGATAATTTTTTATGCCATTACAATTTATTCGGTTCTATTATTTGCTATTATAAAACCTCTAatccactatatatatatattggtgtTTCTCATGTAATGCCCGTTACCACTGtcaatgtaatttttttcaaaatgacCAAATTGCCCCTCTGTCTCTTGCAATGGGGACCGGACCCTACCCTAAGACTGACAGGCGGGCCTGGTTAGACAATGTACGAAAGATTCCCCATTCTCAATCGATCCAATCCCTAGCTGTGCATGCCACTCAAGGCTCCAGCTCACAGCTCCGTCGCCTCCCACCTTACTTGCTGCTCTGGTCCTCTCTTCCCTCTACTAGCTACTCTGGCCGTTTTCACC
This region includes:
- the LOC133893147 gene encoding phosphatidylglycerol/phosphatidylinositol transfer protein-like → MASKQGLLLALLAASVAVGCLLPAASAATSVEYCNKGKNYPVKVSGVEIVPDPVVPGQLATFNISAFTDKTIEKGKLVIDVKYWIFHVHSETHDICGETTCPASGKFVLAHQQTLPSFTPPGSYTITMTMLGDNDKELSCISFGFSIGFVASS
- the LOC133892910 gene encoding uncharacterized protein At5g39865-like → MIIKTLKARILRALQSLPAASAGADSPPPSPTEPGARGGGVASVHADAFSDDASFFDAHEAETPTKNQSAEPLEAWELVNQDGGAVPAPAESDPLLDFPARCPPGGERAVVLYTTTLRGVRRTFEDCNGVRALLECLAVAFQERDVSMDRGLRDELWGLTGEKAVPPRLFVRGRDVGGAAHVLALHEEGRLVSLLQSVPAANDDKKQQQRGAGAGGGKKKCGACGGLMFVVCGECDGSRKVLDGGRGARCRGCNENGLAMCRLCL